In Pseudomonas putida, a genomic segment contains:
- a CDS encoding acyclic terpene utilization AtuA family protein, producing MSKRTLRIGAGCSADTTIAWPQMANFGELDYFIADYLYEASVANFAAELQYETGTGFAAEVAGPELEPCFRRFIEKGIKIITNAGGLNPLGCAEALHAVTRRLGLEPKIAVVHGDAVLELLADGAHDMFTGEPLPEDLISANAYFGAKPIAEALALGADIVITGRVVDSAMIVAPLMHEFGWAWDDYDRLGAATAIGHLLECGPQPSGGICTDWKDIDWSNTSFPIAECFDDGTAILTTVPGTGGRIDVGTTAEQILYEINDPQRYYMPEVTCDLSELTLVQQASNRVLVSGARGYAPTSTYKVCCMQAQGWRSVITGVISGPEAEEKARRTVDAVLVRMRRLATTAGFGEFLNTHFELIGSGASQGVHALRHEAREIVYRVVVDHAERAAVEPLARVGRSSSVSMAPGTGALFSSSVAPLMRMYSTLVEKQRIPVLLAFEGETRRVEVPTHGGFDSVSVKPHAPMPVATAGAGTSVALVQLAWLRSGDKGSLSNIGVIARRPEYLPWIKAALDCEAIRDWYAHLYENPLSARIECHELPGLHALNFLMYGALGGGAVSSPRFDPMGKGLAQQLIEFPVPVPEALLR from the coding sequence ATGTCAAAGCGCACATTACGAATCGGTGCCGGTTGCTCCGCTGATACCACAATCGCCTGGCCGCAAATGGCCAACTTCGGCGAGCTCGATTATTTCATTGCGGACTACCTGTACGAAGCGAGCGTGGCCAACTTCGCGGCGGAGCTCCAATACGAGACCGGCACAGGCTTCGCGGCCGAAGTTGCCGGCCCGGAGCTCGAGCCATGTTTCCGGCGTTTCATCGAGAAAGGCATCAAGATCATAACCAATGCCGGTGGGCTGAACCCGCTTGGCTGTGCCGAGGCGCTCCACGCGGTCACTCGCCGCTTGGGGCTCGAGCCGAAGATCGCGGTGGTCCACGGCGACGCCGTGCTCGAATTGCTGGCGGACGGCGCTCACGACATGTTCACCGGTGAACCGCTACCGGAGGACCTGATCAGCGCCAATGCGTATTTTGGCGCCAAGCCCATCGCCGAAGCGCTTGCCCTGGGAGCGGATATCGTCATCACCGGCCGCGTGGTGGATTCGGCGATGATCGTTGCCCCGCTGATGCATGAGTTCGGCTGGGCCTGGGACGATTACGATCGTCTTGGCGCCGCGACCGCCATCGGCCATTTGCTCGAGTGCGGCCCCCAGCCTTCCGGCGGCATCTGCACCGACTGGAAGGATATCGACTGGTCGAATACCAGCTTTCCGATCGCCGAGTGCTTCGATGACGGCACGGCGATCCTGACGACGGTGCCGGGCACCGGTGGGCGGATCGACGTCGGCACCACTGCTGAACAGATCCTCTACGAGATCAACGATCCGCAGCGCTACTACATGCCGGAGGTGACCTGCGATCTGAGCGAGCTGACGCTCGTGCAGCAGGCATCGAACCGCGTGCTGGTGTCGGGCGCCAGGGGCTATGCGCCGACCAGCACCTACAAGGTTTGCTGCATGCAGGCACAAGGATGGCGCAGCGTGATCACCGGCGTCATCAGCGGCCCTGAGGCCGAAGAGAAGGCGCGGCGGACGGTCGACGCGGTGCTCGTGCGGATGCGTCGGCTGGCAACGACGGCCGGATTCGGCGAGTTCCTCAACACTCACTTCGAACTCATCGGTTCCGGCGCCAGCCAGGGTGTCCATGCGCTCCGCCATGAGGCGCGGGAAATCGTCTATCGCGTGGTGGTCGATCATGCCGAGCGCGCAGCGGTCGAGCCGCTGGCCCGTGTCGGCCGCTCCTCTTCGGTGTCCATGGCGCCGGGTACCGGCGCTTTGTTCAGCAGTTCCGTTGCGCCGCTGATGCGCATGTATTCCACCTTGGTCGAGAAGCAGCGGATTCCGGTTCTGCTCGCCTTCGAGGGTGAAACGCGGCGGGTCGAGGTGCCGACCCATGGCGGCTTCGACAGCGTCTCGGTCAAGCCGCATGCGCCAATGCCGGTCGCTACGGCTGGCGCGGGCACCTCCGTGGCCCTCGTCCAGCTCGCATGGTTGCGCTCCGGCGACAAGGGCAGCCTGTCGAATATCGGCGTCATCGCCCGGCGGCCGGAATACCTGCCGTGGATCAAGGCCGCGCTCGATTGCGAGGCGATCCGGGACTGGTACGCGCACCTCTATGAGAACCCGCTCAGTGCACGCATCGAGTGCCACGAGCTGCCTGGCTTGCACGCCTTGAACTTCCTCATGTACGGAGCCCTGGGTGGGGGCGCGGTGTCTTCTCCTCGTTTCGATCCGATGGGCAAGGGGCTGGCGCAGCAGTTGATAGAATTCCCGGTTCCGGTACCTGAAGCGCTGTTGAGGTAG
- a CDS encoding LysR family transcriptional regulator → MELRHLRYFVAVAEELSFTRAAERLHISQSPLSRRIQDLEGDIGALLFDRSGSRLELTPAGHEFLRQTVVVLDQVQRATESARLLAEGHAGTIRIGYMAAALYTDAALGLFKLFQQQFPKVRFSFMLMPHAQQFEALADGRLDLGLVYGGCIPSGTLAHVPLTSDPLEFMFPIGHPLLSSPRLELADMREEPFVMPFQAHMPGLFEQLTAAWAARNFRPRVVMDSDSFATTAMLVSAGVGIAFAGRQAGQRFSGRVGVRAADDFEFTWGADMVWLPTHESPILKRLLAYASVNE, encoded by the coding sequence ATGGAATTGCGACATCTGCGTTACTTTGTAGCAGTTGCCGAAGAGCTCAGCTTCACTCGGGCGGCAGAGCGCCTGCATATCTCCCAGTCGCCACTGAGCCGGCGCATCCAGGATCTGGAGGGCGACATCGGCGCGTTGCTGTTCGATCGCAGTGGCTCACGGCTGGAATTGACTCCGGCAGGCCACGAGTTCCTCCGCCAGACGGTGGTGGTTCTGGATCAGGTCCAGCGGGCCACGGAGAGTGCGCGGCTGCTCGCGGAGGGGCATGCGGGCACCATACGCATCGGTTACATGGCGGCGGCACTGTATACCGATGCGGCGCTGGGGTTGTTCAAGCTCTTCCAGCAACAGTTTCCCAAGGTGCGCTTCAGTTTCATGCTGATGCCACATGCGCAGCAGTTCGAAGCACTGGCCGATGGCCGACTGGACCTGGGGCTGGTCTACGGCGGATGCATACCGTCCGGTACGCTGGCGCATGTGCCATTGACCAGCGACCCGCTGGAATTCATGTTTCCGATCGGACATCCCTTGCTTTCGAGCCCTCGGCTCGAACTGGCCGACATGCGCGAGGAACCTTTCGTCATGCCGTTCCAGGCGCACATGCCGGGGCTTTTCGAACAGCTCACGGCCGCGTGGGCGGCGCGCAATTTCCGCCCCCGGGTGGTCATGGACAGTGACAGTTTCGCGACCACCGCGATGCTGGTTTCGGCCGGAGTGGGTATCGCGTTCGCCGGACGACAGGCCGGGCAGCGTTTCTCGGGACGGGTGGGGGTACGTGCCGCCGATGATTTCGAGTTCACCTGGGGGGCCGATATGGTCTGGTTGCCGACGCACGAGTCGCCGATTCTAAAACGCTTGCTGGCCTATGCATCAGTGAATGAATGA
- a CDS encoding SDR family oxidoreductase: MTIPSDLFSIKGKAALITGGTKGIGLMLARGLVAAGVRTAIASRSSDDCRRAEAELSRIGTCIAIPADIATAAGRTLVRETLESRFGALDILVNNAGVISEAPLEECTEESWDRTFDVNVKAGFFLVQALLPLLLKQGSAESPARIINTGSIGGLSLSSRENYAYMASKAAVHHLTKALAVQLSKRHVTVNCIAPGPFPSEMAASAPAEILAALSRQVPRGRMGTAEDIVGTVIYLASRAGAYVNAAIIPLDGGMTGALTFDRV, translated from the coding sequence ATGACGATACCCAGCGATCTGTTTTCAATCAAAGGCAAGGCCGCATTGATCACCGGCGGCACCAAGGGCATCGGCCTCATGCTGGCGCGCGGTCTGGTGGCCGCCGGCGTGCGTACCGCGATAGCGTCCCGCAGCAGCGACGACTGCCGCCGTGCGGAAGCGGAGCTGAGCCGCATCGGCACCTGCATCGCGATACCCGCCGATATCGCAACCGCTGCCGGAAGAACCCTGGTGCGCGAGACGCTTGAAAGCCGCTTCGGCGCACTCGATATCCTGGTCAACAATGCTGGGGTCATCAGCGAAGCTCCGTTGGAAGAATGCACTGAAGAGAGCTGGGACCGGACCTTCGACGTGAACGTGAAGGCGGGCTTCTTTCTTGTCCAGGCGCTATTGCCCTTGCTGCTCAAGCAGGGCTCGGCCGAAAGCCCCGCGCGAATCATCAATACCGGCTCGATTGGCGGGTTGTCGCTATCGAGCCGAGAGAACTACGCCTACATGGCCTCCAAGGCGGCGGTGCACCATCTGACCAAGGCGCTGGCCGTGCAGTTGTCCAAGCGGCATGTCACCGTCAACTGCATCGCGCCGGGGCCGTTTCCGAGCGAAATGGCGGCATCCGCGCCAGCGGAGATCTTGGCGGCGCTGTCCCGCCAGGTACCACGGGGCCGCATGGGCACGGCGGAAGACATCGTGGGCACGGTGATCTACCTCGCTTCACGCGCCGGCGCCTACGTGAATGCCGCGATCATCCCGCTGGATGGCGGAATGACCGGCGCCTTGACCTTCGATCGCGTCTGA
- a CDS encoding MFS transporter has translation MKFNPAWLPLLIGFALGCSSSVTLPVLLGQVTQRFGLSASQGGLLGTLELSSTALVVLLASRWPRLGQGRALMGGVALAILLANLISTFCQGFWIFVPARAVAGIGYGLLLADLGRRVGHSDDPQQLFALQQIAMVVMAILFYTSMPSLIAGLGTPAPFAFVSLSSLLFLLSVFALGAGDKVAVTTPIAAQAPLSRRPLAISLSIVLLCSTYGALWAYLPSAALQAGIGVSALSTTLAVGALANLLGAIAAERIGLRWGFAPVWLMLALAALARIGVISGEGSLFLVSAVVLPFTMIFVTPYFFGLLALLDRSGRAAAAGPGFLMIGNALGPLIGGLVIACSGLSTLGMLGLLGCVVTFVTVYAVRLPLRADIQQ, from the coding sequence ATGAAATTCAATCCTGCCTGGTTGCCGCTGCTGATCGGCTTTGCGCTGGGTTGTTCCAGCTCCGTTACGTTGCCGGTTCTGCTTGGCCAGGTTACCCAGCGCTTCGGCCTGAGCGCTTCCCAGGGTGGCCTGCTGGGAACGCTGGAGCTGAGCAGTACCGCTCTCGTCGTGCTGCTGGCGTCGCGGTGGCCGCGGCTGGGCCAGGGACGCGCCCTTATGGGTGGGGTCGCGCTGGCGATACTGCTGGCCAATCTGATCTCGACCTTCTGCCAAGGGTTCTGGATATTCGTGCCGGCCCGTGCCGTTGCCGGTATCGGCTACGGCCTGCTGCTGGCCGATCTCGGGCGCAGGGTCGGCCACAGCGACGATCCTCAGCAACTGTTCGCCCTGCAGCAGATCGCCATGGTGGTGATGGCCATCCTGTTCTATACCTCCATGCCTTCGCTGATCGCCGGGTTGGGCACGCCCGCGCCTTTCGCATTCGTGTCGCTGTCAAGCCTGTTGTTCCTGCTGTCGGTGTTCGCGTTGGGGGCTGGCGACAAGGTCGCGGTAACTACCCCGATTGCGGCGCAGGCGCCGCTGTCGCGGAGGCCGCTGGCGATCTCGCTGTCCATCGTGCTGTTGTGCAGTACCTATGGCGCGCTCTGGGCTTACCTGCCTTCGGCGGCGCTCCAAGCCGGGATCGGGGTGTCCGCATTGAGCACGACACTGGCGGTCGGTGCGCTCGCCAATCTGCTGGGCGCGATCGCCGCCGAGCGCATCGGTCTGCGCTGGGGATTCGCACCTGTCTGGCTGATGCTGGCGCTGGCAGCACTGGCACGCATAGGCGTAATCAGTGGCGAGGGCAGCCTGTTCCTAGTCTCGGCCGTGGTGCTGCCGTTTACGATGATCTTTGTCACGCCCTATTTCTTCGGCCTGCTCGCCTTGCTCGACCGTAGCGGGCGGGCCGCGGCGGCGGGCCCCGGCTTCCTGATGATAGGCAACGCGCTGGGGCCGCTGATAGGGGGGCTGGTGATCGCCTGCAGCGGCCTGTCGACGCTGGGCATGCTTGGCCTACTGGGCTGCGTTGTGACCTTCGTTACGGTCTATGCGGTCAGGCTGCCGCTGCGGGCGGACATACAACAATAA
- the pobA gene encoding 4-hydroxybenzoate 3-monooxygenase produces MKTQVAIIGAGPSGLLLGQLLHKAGIDNIILERQTPDYVLGRIRAGVLEQGMTDLLREAGAGARMDAEGLVHDGFELVLDGRRERIDLKGLTGGKTVMVYGQTEVTRDLMAARAASGAPSVYEAGDVQLHDLQSDAPYVTFEQNGERLRLDCDYIAGCDGFHGVSRQSIPQGVLTEFERVYPFGWLGLLSDTPPVNEELIYASSERGFSLSSMRSASRSRYYLQVGLEEKVEDWPDQRFWDELKRRLPERAARRLVSGPSLEKSIAPLRSFVVEPMQYGRLFLVGDAAHIVPPTGAKGLNLAASDVSTLHRILVKVFHEGRHDLIERYSPIALRRIWKAERFSWWMTSMLHRFPDNDPFTRRMLETELDYFVGSLAGRTTIAENYVGLPYEPIE; encoded by the coding sequence ATGAAGACTCAAGTCGCCATCATCGGCGCCGGCCCTTCCGGCCTGCTGCTCGGCCAATTGCTGCACAAGGCCGGTATCGACAACATCATTCTCGAACGCCAGACCCCCGACTACGTGCTCGGGCGCATTCGCGCCGGCGTACTGGAACAGGGCATGACCGATCTGCTGCGCGAAGCCGGAGCCGGCGCGCGCATGGATGCCGAAGGCCTGGTGCACGACGGCTTCGAGCTGGTACTCGACGGTCGCCGCGAGCGCATCGACCTGAAAGGCCTGACCGGCGGCAAGACGGTGATGGTCTATGGCCAGACCGAGGTTACCCGCGACCTGATGGCGGCCCGCGCCGCCAGCGGCGCCCCGAGCGTCTACGAGGCCGGCGACGTGCAACTGCACGACCTCCAGTCCGACGCCCCCTATGTCACCTTCGAGCAGAACGGCGAAAGGCTGCGCCTGGACTGCGACTATATCGCCGGCTGCGATGGCTTCCATGGCGTGTCGCGGCAAAGCATCCCGCAGGGCGTGCTGACCGAGTTCGAACGGGTCTACCCGTTCGGCTGGCTCGGCCTGCTCAGCGACACCCCGCCGGTCAACGAGGAACTAATCTACGCCAGCAGCGAACGCGGCTTCAGCCTCAGCAGCATGCGTTCGGCCAGCCGCAGCCGCTACTACCTGCAGGTGGGCCTGGAGGAGAAAGTCGAAGACTGGCCGGACCAACGCTTCTGGGACGAGCTCAAGCGCCGCCTGCCGGAACGGGCCGCGCGACGCCTGGTCAGCGGCCCGTCGCTGGAGAAAAGCATCGCTCCGCTGCGCAGTTTCGTGGTCGAGCCGATGCAGTATGGCCGGCTGTTTTTGGTGGGCGATGCCGCGCACATCGTCCCGCCCACCGGCGCCAAGGGCCTGAACCTGGCCGCCAGCGACGTCAGCACCCTGCATCGCATCCTCGTCAAGGTATTCCATGAAGGCCGCCACGACCTGATCGAACGCTATTCGCCGATCGCCCTTCGACGCATCTGGAAGGCCGAGCGTTTTTCCTGGTGGATGACCTCGATGCTGCATCGTTTCCCGGACAATGATCCGTTCACCCGGCGCATGCTGGAAACCGAACTGGACTATTTCGTCGGTTCGCTGGCCGGGCGCACCACCATCGCCGAAAACTATGTCGGCCTGCCCTACGAACCGATCGAGTAG
- a CDS encoding aldehyde dehydrogenase family protein: MNTPTKYQDLHLQAIAGQWRPGSAGRTLQVFDPFDERALLEISMADRSDLDEAYAKAAEVQPTWAALGPSARAAVLLRAAQIFDERHEELVDWIVRESGSTRIKAEVEWSSAKAITLEAASFPNRVHGRIVESDVAAKESRIYRKPLGVVGVISPWNFPLHLTQRSLAPALALGNAVVIKPASDTPVTGGLLLAKLFEEAGLPAGVLSVVVGAGSEIGDAFVQHPVPALISFTGSTPVGQNIARQVGGGAHLKHVALELGGNNPFVVLADADLEQAVKAAVFGKFLHQGQICMAINRIIVEAPLYDAFVERFVAQVRGLQVGDPSDPATAIGPVINRKQFDGLARKVEQAKREGAELLLGGESRGLLFAPHVFGEVTAEMELAREEIFGPIAGILRARDAEHALELANGTAFGLSAAVFSGDLERGARFARRIHSGMAHVNDMSVADAPNVPFGGEKNSGLGRFNGDWAIEEFTTTQWVSLQTQPRHYPF; the protein is encoded by the coding sequence ATGAACACTCCCACGAAGTACCAGGATCTCCATCTGCAAGCCATCGCCGGCCAGTGGCGACCCGGCAGCGCCGGTCGTACCCTGCAGGTATTCGATCCGTTCGACGAACGAGCGCTACTGGAGATTTCCATGGCGGATCGCAGCGACCTCGACGAAGCCTACGCCAAGGCCGCCGAAGTCCAACCAACCTGGGCCGCCCTGGGACCGTCGGCACGCGCTGCGGTGCTGCTGCGCGCCGCGCAGATCTTCGACGAACGCCATGAGGAACTGGTCGACTGGATCGTCCGCGAGTCCGGCAGCACCCGGATCAAGGCCGAAGTGGAATGGTCCTCGGCCAAGGCCATCACCCTCGAGGCCGCCTCGTTCCCCAACCGCGTGCACGGACGCATCGTCGAGAGCGACGTGGCCGCCAAGGAAAGCCGCATCTACCGCAAGCCGCTCGGCGTGGTCGGGGTGATCAGCCCGTGGAATTTCCCGTTGCACCTCACTCAGCGCTCCCTGGCGCCGGCCCTGGCGCTGGGCAACGCGGTGGTGATCAAGCCGGCCAGCGACACCCCGGTAACCGGCGGCCTGCTGCTGGCCAAGCTGTTCGAGGAGGCCGGACTGCCGGCCGGTGTGCTCAGCGTGGTGGTCGGCGCCGGCAGCGAGATCGGCGATGCCTTCGTCCAGCATCCCGTGCCCGCATTGATCTCTTTCACCGGCTCTACCCCGGTGGGGCAGAACATCGCCCGCCAGGTGGGCGGCGGCGCGCACCTCAAGCACGTGGCGCTGGAGCTGGGCGGCAACAACCCCTTCGTGGTGCTCGCCGATGCCGACCTCGAGCAGGCGGTGAAGGCCGCGGTGTTCGGCAAGTTCCTGCATCAAGGGCAAATTTGCATGGCGATCAACCGCATCATCGTCGAGGCACCGCTGTACGACGCCTTCGTCGAGCGCTTCGTCGCGCAGGTACGCGGCCTGCAGGTCGGCGACCCCAGCGATCCGGCCACCGCCATCGGCCCGGTGATCAACCGCAAGCAGTTCGACGGACTGGCCAGGAAGGTCGAACAGGCCAAGCGCGAAGGCGCCGAGTTGCTGCTGGGCGGCGAATCCCGCGGATTGCTGTTCGCACCCCACGTGTTCGGCGAGGTGACCGCCGAGATGGAGCTGGCGCGCGAGGAAATCTTCGGCCCGATCGCCGGCATCCTCCGCGCCCGCGACGCCGAGCACGCCCTGGAGCTGGCCAACGGCACCGCCTTCGGTCTCTCCGCCGCCGTGTTCAGCGGCGACCTGGAGCGTGGCGCGCGCTTCGCCCGGCGCATCCATTCGGGCATGGCCCACGTCAACGACATGTCGGTGGCGGATGCGCCGAACGTCCCCTTCGGCGGCGAGAAGAACTCCGGGCTGGGCCGCTTCAACGGCGACTGGGCGATCGAGGAATTCACCACCACCCAATGGGTATCGCTGCAGACGCAGCCACGCCACTACCCGTTCTAA
- a CDS encoding IS5 family transposase, translating into MKQMTFADAEYAGKRKQTRKELFLIEMDQVVPWKGLITLIEPHYPKGEGGRPAYPFMAMLRIHLMQNWFGYSDPAMEEALYETTILRQFAGLSLERIPDETTILNFRRLLEKHELAAGILGVINGYLGDRGLSLRQGTIVDATLIHAPSSTKNQDGKRDPEMHQAKKGNQWYFGMKAHIGVDDESGLVHSVVGTAANVADVTQVDKLLHGDENVVCADAGYTGVEKRPEHEGRQVIWQIAARRSTYQKLGKRSVLYKAKRKIEKAKAQVRAKVEHPFRVIKRQFGYVKTRFRGLAKNTAQLLTLFALSNLWMARRHLLSNAGEVRL; encoded by the coding sequence ATGAAGCAGATGACCTTCGCCGATGCCGAGTACGCCGGCAAGCGCAAGCAGACCCGCAAGGAATTGTTCCTTATCGAGATGGATCAGGTGGTGCCGTGGAAGGGTTTGATTACCCTGATCGAGCCGCACTACCCGAAGGGTGAAGGCGGTCGTCCGGCCTATCCGTTTATGGCGATGCTGCGCATACATCTGATGCAGAACTGGTTCGGCTACAGCGATCCGGCAATGGAGGAAGCGCTCTACGAAACGACCATTCTGCGCCAGTTTGCTGGGCTGAGCCTGGAGCGCATTCCCGACGAAACCACCATCCTCAACTTCCGTCGCCTGCTGGAAAAGCACGAGCTGGCGGCAGGGATTTTGGGCGTGATCAATGGCTACCTGGGAGATCGCGGCCTGTCGCTGCGCCAGGGCACCATCGTCGATGCCACGCTGATTCATGCGCCGAGTTCGACCAAGAACCAGGACGGCAAGCGCGACCCGGAAATGCACCAGGCCAAGAAAGGCAATCAATGGTACTTCGGCATGAAGGCCCATATCGGTGTGGATGACGAGTCGGGCCTGGTGCATAGTGTGGTGGGCACGGCGGCCAATGTGGCCGATGTCACGCAGGTCGATAAGCTGCTGCACGGCGACGAAAACGTGGTCTGTGCCGATGCCGGTTATACCGGAGTGGAGAAACGCCCCGAGCATGAAGGTCGTCAGGTCATCTGGCAAATTGCCGCCCGGCGTAGCACCTACCAGAAACTGGGCAAGCGCAGCGTCCTGTACAAAGCCAAGCGCAAGATCGAAAAAGCCAAAGCGCAGGTAAGGGCGAAGGTCGAGCACCCGTTCCGGGTGATCAAGCGCCAGTTTGGTTATGTGAAGACGCGCTTCCGTGGCCTGGCCAAGAACACGGCACAGCTGCTGACGCTGTTTGCCCTGTCGAATCTGTGGATGGCCCGTCGACATTTACTGAGCAATGCAGGAGAGGTGCGCCTGTAA